A stretch of the uncultured Campylobacter sp. genome encodes the following:
- a CDS encoding YggT family protein translates to MIFSVFLEAIGSILHIVINAYTWIIIGAAIISWVRPDPYNPIVQLLYRLTEPVYAAIRRVIPTVFGGIDIAPIIVLLSLQFIDRFFVRLMFAYAA, encoded by the coding sequence ATGATATTTTCGGTATTTTTAGAAGCGATCGGTAGTATCCTACATATCGTTATCAACGCCTACACGTGGATCATCATAGGCGCGGCGATCATAAGCTGGGTGCGCCCCGATCCCTATAATCCTATCGTGCAGCTGCTCTACCGCCTCACCGAGCCCGTCTATGCCGCTATCCGCCGCGTGATACCGACGGTTTTTGGCGGTATAGATATAGCGCCTATTATCGTGCTTTTGTCGCTTCAGTTTATAGATAGATTTTTTGTAAGGCTTATGTTTGCGTACGCTGCTTAA